The sequence TCGGGGCACCAGACGAAGTCCACGTCGCCGAGGAAGGCGCCGTGCTCGTCCTGGTAGTCGTCGGCGTCGAGGTCCCACCAGGCACGGTTGGCGTGGCGCGTCTCATCCTCGGTCACGCGGCGGTGCGAGGGCGTCTCGATGGTGGGGATCTCGGTCACCCGACCACGGTACGACAGGCGCGTCGCACGCCCTGAATTAGTCTAAAACGGGCATGATGACGGGTTGCGACCGAACAATGTGCCGCGCTCATCAGGAGGGCTTGCAACCTGTGGTAATGCGCACGGTAAGCTAGTCGATGCGCTCGCGGAACGTGTGCCTCGGCAGGGAGCAGGTTCCGTGGTCGCCGGTCTTGGCATGATCGACTGGCAATGATCTGACTGCTCCTGGGTTGGTCGTCTCGTTCGCTCGTGCCGCTTCCGGTGGCAGTTCCGTCGAGTGCGAGAGACACCACGAATCCATCCGTTCGGAGCAACTGTCCACATGACGAGCAGCATCGAGGCCACCTCGAGCGCCAACAAGGTCACCGTCGACGACCTCGGCTCTGAGGAAGCTTTCCTCGCAGCCATCGACGAGACCATCAAGTACTTCAACGACGGCGACATTGTCGAAGGCACCGTCGTCAAGGTCGATCGGGACGAGGTCCTGCTCGACATCGGCTACAAGACCGAGGGCGTCATCCCCTCGCGCGAGTTGTCGATCAAGCATGACGTGGACCCCGCGGAAGTGGTGTCGGTCGGTGACCACATCGAAGCCCTCGTCCTCACGAAGGAGGACAAGGAAGGCCGTCTGATCCTCTCGAAGAAGCGCGCTCAGTACGAGCGGGCCTGGGGCACCATCGAGAAGATCAAGGAGGACGACGGCGTCGTCCGCGGCTCGGTCATCGAGGTCGTCAAGGGTGGTCTCATCCTCGACATCGGCCTCCGTGGCTTCCTGCCGGCCTCCCTGGTCGAGATGCGTCGCGTCCGCGACCTGCAGCCGTACGTCGGCCGCGAGCTCGAGGCGAAGATCATCGAGCTGGACAAGAACCGCAACAACGTGGTCCTGTCCCGCCGCGCCTGGCTCGAGCAGACGCAGTCCGAGGTCCGCACCGAGTTCCTCAACAAGCTGCAGAAGGGCCAGGTCCGCAAGGGCGTCGTGTCCTCCATCGTCAACTTCGGCGCCTTCGTGGACCTGGGTGGCGTGGACGGCCTGGTGCACGTCTCCGAGCTGTCCTGGAAGCACATCGACCACCCGTCCGAGGTCGTCGAGGTCGGCCAGGAGGTCGAGGTCGAGGTCCTGGACGTCGACCTGGACCGCGAGCGCGTCTCGCTGTCGCTGAAGGCGACCCAGGAGGACCCGTGGCGGCAGTTCGCCCGGACCCACGCGATCAACCAGATCGTCCCGGGTAAGGTCACCAAGCTGGTTCCGTTCGGCGCCTTCGTCCGCGTGGACGACGGCATCGAGGGCCTGGTGCACATCTCCGAGCTGGCCGAGCGGCACGTCGAGCTGCCCGAGCAGGTCGTCCAGGTGGGCTCCGACGTCCTGGTCAAGGTCATCGACATCGACCTGGAGCGTCGCCGGATCTCGCTGTCGCTCAAGCAGGCCAACGAGGGCTTCGTCGAGGGCGAGGAGCACTTCGACCCGACCCTCTACGGCATGGCCGCGACCTACGACGCCGAGGGCAACTACATCTACCCGGAGGGCTTCGACCCGGAGACCGGCGAGTGGATGGAAGGCTTCGAGAAGCAGCGCGAGGCCTGGGAGAAGCAGTACGCCGAGGCGCGCGAGCGCTGGGAGGCCCACACCAAGCAGGTCCAGGCGAGCCGCGAGGCCGACGCCGACGCCGCGCTCAACCCGGCTCCGGCCGGCGGCGTGACCTCCTCCTCGTCGAGCTCGCCGGCCCCGGCGCGCGCCGCCGAGGAGCCCGCGGGCACCCTGGCCACCGACGAGGCCCTCGCCGCCCTGCGCGAGAAGCTGGCCGGCGGCAAGAGCTGAGTCACCCGGTTGCTCCGGTGATTCTGTTCCGGTAACAGCGTGAAAGGCCGTCCCGACCTCAGGTCGGGGCGGCCTTTTCGCTTCCCTGCCCGGGACCGCTCCGAGGCGGACGCGCGCCGGTCTCCCGGCCGTGGGCCCCGGATGCGCGGCGGTCGCCCCGGCCGGCTCCCCTCCTGGTCGGCTCCCCTCCTGGTCGGCTTCTCGCCTGGTCGGCTCCCCGCGTGGTCGGCTTCTCGTCCGGTCGGCTCCTCGTCCGGTCGGCTCCTCGTCCGGTCGGCTTCTCGCCCCCGGGGGGCGATCCGTCCCCGCGGTCGCGTGCCCGCCCCGGCCGGGCGAATTCGGGGTGACTGTCGTCCTTGCGCCTTTCGCCAAGTCGTGACCGGCGGCCGCGAGGCGCGCGGCGTCCTGTGCCGGGATACTGAGTCCATGCTGATGGTCGGTCTCACGGGTGGCATCGGCGCCGGCAAGAGTGCCGTCGCCACACGACTGGCGGAGCGCGGTGCGGTGATCATCGACGCCGACCGGCTCGCCCGCGAGGTGGTCGAGCCGGGCACCGACGGGCTCGCCGAGATCGTCGCGGCGTTCGGCGCGGGCGTGCTGACCCCCGAGGGTGAGCTGGACCGCCCGGCCCTGGGCGCGAAGGTCTTCGGTGACGACGAGGCGCGCCGTCGCCTGGAGCGGATCATCCACCCACGCGTCCGGGCGCGCACCGCCGAGATGGTCCGGGCCGCGCCGCCCGACGCGATCGTGGTCAACGACGTACCGCTGCTGGTGGAGACGGGGCTGGCTCCGACGTACCACCTGGTGATCGTGGTCACCGCGGACCGGGAGATGCGGATCCGGCGGTTGATGCGCGACCGTGGCATGTCGGCGGCCGAGGCCGCCGCCCGGATCGGCGCGCAGGCCGACGACGCCACCCGGCGGGCCGCGGCGGACGTGCTCCTGCCCAACGAGGACGACCTCGCTACCCTGCACGCCCGGGTCGACGAGCTGTGGCGCGACCGGCTGGTCGAGTTCGAGCACAACGTCCGGCTGCGCCGGCCCGCCCGCAAATCGCCCGAGCTCAGCATCGTGCCGCCCGAGCCGGACTGGCCGCAGGCGGCCGCCCGGCTGATCGCGCGGATCCGGCAGCACCTCGGCGGCGCCATCGGCTCCGCCGAGGTCCACCACATCGGATCCACCGCGGTGCCGGGTCTGCCGGCGAAGAACATCATCGATCTGATGCTTTCCGTACGCACCCTGGCCGAAGCCGACGCGCTCGCCGACCGGCTGGCCGCGGCCGGGTTCCCGCGCCGGTCGGGGGAGTGGGCGGACAATGCGCGCCGGCTGCCGGGGGAGACCTGGCCGAAGCGGATGCACGGCTCGGCCGACCCGGGCCGGCCGGTGATCCTGCACGTGCGGGTGGCCGGGTCACCGGGCTGGCGGTTCGCGCTGCTGATGCGTGACCACCTGCGGGCGGTCCCGGCGGCGCGGGACGCCTACGCGGCGGCCAAGGCGGAGCTGGCGCTGCGGTTCGCGGACCGGACCGGCTACGCGGCGGCGAAGGAGCCGTGGTTCGACGAGGAGGCGCGGGCGGCCGACGACTGGGCGGAGGCCACCGGCTGGCAGCCGCCGATCTCCTGAGCCGGCCCGTCGTCGGCTGGGCGTGCCGGTGCCTCCGCCCCGCCGGGGGCTTCTGTCGGATTGTCGTCTCCACCGGGCGTTCGCTCGGCGTGGACCGGTGTCCCGGCCGGGCCGCGACGCACGTCCGGCGCTCGATGGCGCGGTGGGCGTTCGGTGGCGGGGAGCGGTGCTCGATGGCTCGATGGCGCGGTGGGCGTCCGGTGGCGGGGAGCGGTGCTCGATGGCGCGGTGGGCGATCGGCGGTGTGGAGCGGTGCTCGATGGCTCGATGGCGCGGTGGGCGTTCGGTGGCGGGGAGCGGCGCTCGATGGCGCGGTGGGTGTTCGGTGGCGGGGAGCGGCGCTCGCGGCGGCCGGCCGGCTCGGGAGCGCGACCCCCGCAGGTGCGCTCGCCGGATGTCGGGGCGCATCGACCGCGGTGCGGCACGGCTGGATCGTTGGGTGACCCCGACCGTGCTCGTCGGCCGCCGCGAGCGGCCTACCCCGCCAGGGTAGGGGGCGCGGTAAAGACCAGACAATGCCGCACGGTGCGGTCGAATGTGCACCATCGGCACGGCGCGGGCCGCACCGGATCCCACCGGTGGCGGGCGAAAGTTGTCGTACCCCCGACGTACGGTGGTGTGCATGGCGCTCGACATTCCACGACTCGACGGCCGGTTCGAGGTAGTCAGCGACTACCAGCCGGCCGGTGACCAGCCCGCGGCGATCGACGAGCTGGAGCGGCGGGTGCGCCGCGGCGACCGGCACACCGTGCTGCTCGGCGCCACCGGCACCGGCAAGAGCGCGACCACCGCGTGGCTGATCGAGCGGCTGCAACGGCCGGCGCTGGTGCTCGCGCCCAACAAGACGCTCTGCGCGCAGCTCGCCAAGGAGTTCCGCGAGCTGCTGCCGAACAACGCGGTGGAGTATTTCGTCAGCTACTACGACTACTACCAGCCCGAGGCGTACATCGCCCAGACCGACACCTACATCGAGAAGGACTCGTCGGTCAACGAGGAGGTGGAGCGGCTGCGCCACTCGGCCACCATGTCGCTGCTCACCCGGCGCGACACGATCGTGGTGGCCACGGTCAGCGCCATCTACGGCCTGGGCACCCCACAGGAGTACATCGAGCGCGCCGTCCAGGTGAAGGTCGGCGGCGAGATCGACCGGGACAAGCTGCTGCGCCGGCTGGTCGACATCCAGTACACGCGCAACGACATGGCCTTCCAGCGCGGCACGTTCCGGGTCCGGGGCGACACACTGGAGATCATCCCGGCCTACGAGGAGCTCGCGGTCCGCGTGGAGCTGTTCGGCGACGAGGTGGAGAAGCTCTACTACCTGCACCCGCTCACCGGCGAGGTGGTCCGCGAGGTGGACGAGCTGATCATCTTCCCGGCCACGCACTACGTCGCCGGTCCGGAGCGCATGGAGCGCGCGATCCGTGACATCGAGGCCGAGCTGGCCGAGCGGCTGGCCGAGCTGGAGCGCCAGGGCAAGCTGTTGGAGGCGCAGCGGCTGCGGATGCGGACCACGTACGACATCGAGATGATGCGTCAGGTCGGCTTCTGCAACGGCATCGAGAATTACTCGATGCACATGGACGGCCGCCGTCCCGGTGAGCCGGCCTACACGTTGCTGGACTACTTCCCGGACGACTTCGTCACCGTCATCGACGAGTCGCACCAGACGATCCCGCAGATCGGCGGGATGTACGAGGGCGACGCCTCCCGGAAACGTATCCTGATCGAGCACGGTTTCCGGCTGCCCAGCGCGGCCGACAACCGTCCGTTGCGGTTCGACGAGTTCCTCGACCGGGTCGGCCAGATGGTCTTCCTCTCCGCGACCCCGGGCACCTGGGAGATGGATCAGGCGCAGGGCGAGTTCGTCGAGCAGGTGATCCGGCCGACCGGGCTGGTCGACCCGCAGGTCGTGGTGAAACCGACCAAGGGCCAGATCGACGACCTGATGCACGAGATTCAGCTGCGCACCGAGCGGGACGAACGTGTCCTGGTCACCACGCTCACCAAGAAGATGGCCGAGGACCTCACCGACTACCTCCTGGAGAACGGCATCCGGGTGCGCTACCTGCACTCCGAGGTGGACACGCTGCGGCGGGTCGAGCTGCTCAAGGAGCTGCGCAAGGGCGACTACGACGTCCTCGTCGGCATCAACCTGCTGCGCGAGGGTCTCGACCTGCCCGAGGTGTCGCTGGTGGCGATTCTCGACGCGGACAAGGAGGGCTTCCTGCGCAGCGGCCGGTCGCTGATCCAGACCATCGGGCGTGCCGCACGTAACGTCTCCGGCGAAGTGCATATGTACGCTGACAAGATCACCCCGTCGATGCGGGACGCGATCGACGAGACGGACCGGCGCCGCGCCAAGCAGATCGCCCACAACGAGGCGAACGGGATCAAGCCGCAGGCGCTACGCAAGAAGATCCACGACATCCTCGACGACATCTACCGCGAGGCGGAGGACACCGACTCGGCGGTGGCCGGGCCGATGGTCGGTGGCGGAGGCCGCCAGATGTCGCGGGGCAAGGCGCCGGTGCCGGAGACGCGTTCCAAGGGCCGCGGGTCGGCAGGCCCGGCCCGCGAGGGCATGGCCCGGGCGGAGCTCGCGCAGCTCATCCAGGATCTCAACGACCAGATGCTGGGGGCGGCGCGCGAGCTGCAGTTCGAGCTGGCGGCGCGGATCCGGGACGAGATCGGCGAACTGAAGAAGGAGCTCCGGGGGATGGACATGGCCGGGGTGAAGTAGCCCGCTGCCGTGGTTTGGCCTGGTGTTTCCGGGCTGCGCGCGAGGTGGGGCCGTTGTGGGCGGGGAGTGCCTTTCGGAGCCCGTCAGGCTTTTGATGTCTCCGAAAGGCACTCCCCGCCCACAATCTTGCGTGGCTGGGGTGGCTGCCGCGCGTGTCGGAGGCGGGGGTGCCATCGGTTCTGGCCGCGTGCTCACCTGCGGATTCGTTCGAGCTGAGTCTTGACTGTCTTGCGGCTCGGATGCGTTCGCGGCCCGGGTTGGGCTGGTCCATGGCGGTTCTCGGCTTTGGACGCCGCGCGGCCCGGGTTGGGCTGGTCCATGGCGGTCTTCGGCCTTGGATGCCGTGCGGCCCAGGGCGGGCTGCTCCAAGGCGGTCTTCGGTTTTGGCCGCTTCGCGGCCCAGGTTGGGCTTCCGGGTGCCTTCGGCCTTCGGCGCTTCGCGGGCAGGTCTGTTCGGCCGGGCCGGGTGGGTTCGGGCTTGGCTCGGTCGGGTTTGTGGTCTGTGGCTTGCGGATCGAGCCTGGGGTGGGGGTCCGACGGATCCGCGACCCGGAGGACCGGTCCGGTGTGGTGGGCGGATTCCCGGCCTCGGACAGTTCCGGTGAGGCGGACGGCGCGCTGGTCGTGAACCGCCTTGGGCCGTGGTCGTGCCTGGTCCCGCCTCCGATCTCGGAAAGTCCTCGGTTGCCGGCGCGGTGGTCTCTGCGGAGGTGGATCCGGCCGCCGGTCGTGAACGCCTCTCGGCGATCGGGATCCGGCGGCCCTCGGCGTCAGGCTGCTCGTGCCGGCGAGCGCCGCTCCGAGTCGGGACTGTTCGTTGCGCCGGCTCGGAGGGGTGCGCCGGCACGAGCAGGCTGACGAGTCGGGACTGTTCGTTGCGCCGGCTCGGAGGGCCTCCGGCGGGGGCGTGTGCCGTTTTCGATTGATGTTCGCTCGGAGCGACCCGGCGAGTCGAGCCGTGTGCCGCCCTCGGCCGGGTGCTGGTGACGCCGGGGCCGTCCGGTCAGGCGGCGAAGAAGTCGTGATCCGGGTCGGGGCGGCCGGCCGGGGTGGCGATCTCGGTGAAGTATTCGGACAGCGGGGGCTGGGCCAGGGTGGCGGAGATCGAGGCACGCCACTGGGCGAAGCGGTCGGTACGGCGGAAGTTGTGCTCGTTGGCTTCCATGGAGTCCCATTCGACCAGGAGCACGAAGCGGTTGGATGACTCGGCGCCACGCTTGAGCCGGAGCCCCCGGCAGCCCTCGGCGCCCGCGATCTGGGGGCGGGCGAGCTGGTAGGCGGCGATGAAATCGTCCTCCCGGCCCGGGAGGATGTCGATAAGCGTGACTTCGAGGATCATGCCCGCAAGCGTCCCATACGCACCAGATGGCTAGCTTACTAGGATGCCTTAGACCGAGTTTTGCCTGGCACAGGTGTGTGCAGCCACTCGAATCCGGACCACGCCACTCGGATCCGGGCCACGCCACTCGGATCCGGGCCACGCCGCTTGAACGAAGACAGCGCTGCTCGAACCAAGACAACGCTGCTCGCAGCAAACAGTGCCGCGCCAGTTAAGAGAAGCCTGCTCGCAACGGGGCCGGCGATGTGCCGGAGCGGCGGGCGCCGACCGATCCGGGCCGACGGGACGGAGGGCCGCGGCGCCCGACCGGCATGATGGTGGGCTGCACGGTGGTGGCCCGGCGGGGTGCGGGCTGCACGGTGGTGGCCCGGGCAGGCTGCACGGTGGTGGCCCGGCGCGGGGTGCGGCGTGCACGATGGGTGGTGGCCCGGGGCAGGGTGCACGGTGGTGGCCCGGCGCGAGTGGCGGAGCGTCGCTTCTGCGGCGTGACCGCCCGCTCGGGGCCTCCGGCGGCATCGGCGGCGCGGGGAACGGTTGCACCCGCGACGGTGTGGTGACCGGCTACCCGGGTCCAGGACGGTGACCGCGATGCATGAGTGAAACGGGTGGTCAGCGCGGCGGGTCGTTGCGCCAGCCGGGGGACCGGGGCTGCGGGGGACGCCGGGTCAACGGCGGCCGGCGGTCCCTTCGCGGGCGGGAAGTGGCTGGTGAAGGCGCTGATGTACGACCTCGGCCAGCTGCCGGGTGGGTGGCGCCGGGGTGACCGCGGAGTTACGTGGCAGTAGTCGCCCCGGTGAGGGGTTTCGGAAGCGAGCCCTGCCACTGTTGGGCTCCCGGTGTGTCGATCGAGCCCCGGATGCGCAACAATGGGCAACGTGGGAGGGGAGTATTCCCCCGCTCCGGTCTCGTCAACACGGCATGCCCGGCTGGGTCACCAGCAGGGTTGACCCGGGGCCGGGGGTCGCGGGTGTCCGCGGCGGAAGAGACCTCCGACAGTCGCACGTCGCTGCTTCGTCTCGAAATCTCGAGTCGGCGCAGCGACGACACGTGTCTGCCGGAGGGTCGCATTGAACGTTTCAACATGGGTCTGGCTCGCCACCTTGGTGGCGCTGGTGGCGGTGCTCGCCGTCGATCTTCTGATCATCGGGCGTCGGCCGCACGAGCCGACGATGAAAGAGGCCGGCGGCTGGGTCGCGTTCTACGTGGCGCTGGCGCTGCTCTTCGGAGCGGGGGTCTGGGCCGTCGCCGGTGGCCGCTATGCCGGGGAGTTCTACACCGGCTGGCTCACCGAGTACTCGTTGAGTGTCGACAACCTGTTCGTCTTCGTCATCATCATGGGCCGGTTCGCGGTGCCGCGCCGATTCCAGCAGAAGGTGTTGCTGATCGGCATCGTGCTCGCGCTGGTCATGCGAGGCGCGTTCATCGCTGCCGGCGCGGCGCTCATCGCGCAGTTCTCCTGGGTGTTCTACATCTTCGGCGCGTTCCTGGTGTACACCGCCGTGACCCTGGTCAAGGGCGGCGAGAACGACGAGGACGAATTCAAGGAGAACGTGCTGATCCGCTGGGCGAAGCGGGCGCTGCCGATCTCCTCGTCGTTCGCCGACGGGCAGTTCCGGGTGGTCACCGCGGCCGGCAAGCGCCTCTTCACGCCGATGCTGATCGTGATGATCGCGATCGGCACGACCGACCTGATCTTCGCGCTCGACTCGATTCCGGCGATCTTCGGGATCACCAAGGAGCCGTACCTGGTCTTCACCGCGAACGTCTTCGCGCTGATGGGCCTGCGCCAGCTCTTCTTCCTGCTCGGCGGCCTGCTGGAGCGTCTGGTCTACCTCAACGTCGGGCTCGCCGCGGTTCTCGCCTTCATCGGCGTGAAGCTCTTCCTCGAAGCGCTGCACACCAA is a genomic window of Actinoplanes teichomyceticus ATCC 31121 containing:
- the rpsA gene encoding 30S ribosomal protein S1, whose translation is MTSSIEATSSANKVTVDDLGSEEAFLAAIDETIKYFNDGDIVEGTVVKVDRDEVLLDIGYKTEGVIPSRELSIKHDVDPAEVVSVGDHIEALVLTKEDKEGRLILSKKRAQYERAWGTIEKIKEDDGVVRGSVIEVVKGGLILDIGLRGFLPASLVEMRRVRDLQPYVGRELEAKIIELDKNRNNVVLSRRAWLEQTQSEVRTEFLNKLQKGQVRKGVVSSIVNFGAFVDLGGVDGLVHVSELSWKHIDHPSEVVEVGQEVEVEVLDVDLDRERVSLSLKATQEDPWRQFARTHAINQIVPGKVTKLVPFGAFVRVDDGIEGLVHISELAERHVELPEQVVQVGSDVLVKVIDIDLERRRISLSLKQANEGFVEGEEHFDPTLYGMAATYDAEGNYIYPEGFDPETGEWMEGFEKQREAWEKQYAEARERWEAHTKQVQASREADADAALNPAPAGGVTSSSSSSPAPARAAEEPAGTLATDEALAALREKLAGGKS
- the coaE gene encoding dephospho-CoA kinase, whose amino-acid sequence is MLMVGLTGGIGAGKSAVATRLAERGAVIIDADRLAREVVEPGTDGLAEIVAAFGAGVLTPEGELDRPALGAKVFGDDEARRRLERIIHPRVRARTAEMVRAAPPDAIVVNDVPLLVETGLAPTYHLVIVVTADREMRIRRLMRDRGMSAAEAAARIGAQADDATRRAAADVLLPNEDDLATLHARVDELWRDRLVEFEHNVRLRRPARKSPELSIVPPEPDWPQAAARLIARIRQHLGGAIGSAEVHHIGSTAVPGLPAKNIIDLMLSVRTLAEADALADRLAAAGFPRRSGEWADNARRLPGETWPKRMHGSADPGRPVILHVRVAGSPGWRFALLMRDHLRAVPAARDAYAAAKAELALRFADRTGYAAAKEPWFDEEARAADDWAEATGWQPPIS
- a CDS encoding TerC family protein codes for the protein MNVSTWVWLATLVALVAVLAVDLLIIGRRPHEPTMKEAGGWVAFYVALALLFGAGVWAVAGGRYAGEFYTGWLTEYSLSVDNLFVFVIIMGRFAVPRRFQQKVLLIGIVLALVMRGAFIAAGAALIAQFSWVFYIFGAFLVYTAVTLVKGGENDEDEFKENVLIRWAKRALPISSSFADGQFRVVTAAGKRLFTPMLIVMIAIGTTDLIFALDSIPAIFGITKEPYLVFTANVFALMGLRQLFFLLGGLLERLVYLNVGLAAVLAFIGVKLFLEALHTNSLPFINDGHGLHWAPEIPIWLSLLVILGTLGVATVASLAKSARDRKKDLVSADR
- a CDS encoding antibiotic biosynthesis monooxygenase family protein, with translation MILEVTLIDILPGREDDFIAAYQLARPQIAGAEGCRGLRLKRGAESSNRFVLLVEWDSMEANEHNFRRTDRFAQWRASISATLAQPPLSEYFTEIATPAGRPDPDHDFFAA
- the uvrB gene encoding excinuclease ABC subunit UvrB; amino-acid sequence: MALDIPRLDGRFEVVSDYQPAGDQPAAIDELERRVRRGDRHTVLLGATGTGKSATTAWLIERLQRPALVLAPNKTLCAQLAKEFRELLPNNAVEYFVSYYDYYQPEAYIAQTDTYIEKDSSVNEEVERLRHSATMSLLTRRDTIVVATVSAIYGLGTPQEYIERAVQVKVGGEIDRDKLLRRLVDIQYTRNDMAFQRGTFRVRGDTLEIIPAYEELAVRVELFGDEVEKLYYLHPLTGEVVREVDELIIFPATHYVAGPERMERAIRDIEAELAERLAELERQGKLLEAQRLRMRTTYDIEMMRQVGFCNGIENYSMHMDGRRPGEPAYTLLDYFPDDFVTVIDESHQTIPQIGGMYEGDASRKRILIEHGFRLPSAADNRPLRFDEFLDRVGQMVFLSATPGTWEMDQAQGEFVEQVIRPTGLVDPQVVVKPTKGQIDDLMHEIQLRTERDERVLVTTLTKKMAEDLTDYLLENGIRVRYLHSEVDTLRRVELLKELRKGDYDVLVGINLLREGLDLPEVSLVAILDADKEGFLRSGRSLIQTIGRAARNVSGEVHMYADKITPSMRDAIDETDRRRAKQIAHNEANGIKPQALRKKIHDILDDIYREAEDTDSAVAGPMVGGGGRQMSRGKAPVPETRSKGRGSAGPAREGMARAELAQLIQDLNDQMLGAARELQFELAARIRDEIGELKKELRGMDMAGVK